One window of the Romeriopsis navalis LEGE 11480 genome contains the following:
- a CDS encoding NF038122 family metalloprotease — protein sequence MSTQFKFTFDPGTNLNQMIGMEIAGHIWSQYLQDDITINIHVGSSSQLPTSVIGGALPAMKTGVAYSDFRQALSDDRISADDFSAVASLSSSSSQTVAFDWMDANAVDAEGVYLTTKDQAKVTREISELKLTNANAKALGLNTNGSNLDGYILMSSTAPWSYDFTRSQPVAANQLDYLSTAIHEVGHVIGFTSGIDDPGWLNVYSAFYGGNMDYYGEVISQRANQAMPLDFFRYNWERSTGNPDLSFGWYGGAKYLSLDGGVSGVATFSHGVDQGSGGDGEQASHWYGNEYNRGIMQPVLSLGERKEIDWRDTRAFDAIGWDMVNTGGATELNLTELMSQAKQSLAGRVGQTVTWLNNHHTNAANALSADRSADVESMVINSQVYEWGTGGDQFWQAYEWGFSGDPFWQRLVNLFAQRSLFSKVELPGGNSEPNSNKIISDNGLEIEWNVSIINTGNSSSNVMPAVESDFLNGDVVNVKTVDVKLAGAQDSTEKFELSTPKNWSLGIMEQPSDIERLTVQNISQVNQENVQSSV from the coding sequence ACGATATCACGATCAATATCCATGTTGGCAGTTCAAGTCAGTTGCCAACTTCGGTAATCGGCGGAGCATTACCCGCAATGAAAACCGGGGTCGCCTATAGTGATTTCCGGCAAGCATTAAGCGACGATCGAATTTCCGCCGATGATTTTTCCGCCGTTGCGAGTCTTTCGAGCAGCAGTTCGCAAACAGTCGCCTTTGACTGGATGGATGCCAATGCCGTAGATGCTGAGGGCGTTTATTTAACCACCAAGGATCAAGCCAAGGTTACCCGGGAAATTAGTGAACTGAAGCTGACAAATGCCAATGCAAAAGCATTAGGATTGAACACAAATGGGTCCAATCTGGATGGCTATATTCTGATGAGTAGTACGGCACCATGGAGCTATGACTTTACCCGCAGTCAGCCAGTCGCCGCGAACCAGTTAGATTATCTCAGTACAGCCATACATGAAGTTGGTCATGTCATCGGCTTCACTAGCGGAATTGATGATCCTGGCTGGCTCAATGTCTATTCGGCATTTTATGGCGGCAATATGGACTATTACGGTGAAGTAATTTCCCAACGGGCGAATCAAGCCATGCCGCTCGATTTTTTCCGCTATAACTGGGAAAGATCTACCGGAAATCCCGACTTATCATTTGGCTGGTATGGCGGTGCGAAATATCTTTCACTCGATGGGGGAGTGTCAGGAGTTGCCACATTTTCCCATGGTGTCGATCAGGGAAGCGGCGGTGATGGCGAGCAGGCAAGCCACTGGTATGGAAATGAATATAACCGCGGTATCATGCAACCCGTATTATCGCTGGGAGAACGCAAGGAAATTGATTGGCGGGATACACGGGCATTTGATGCGATTGGTTGGGATATGGTCAACACCGGCGGTGCCACTGAGCTAAACCTTACGGAATTGATGTCTCAGGCAAAACAATCACTCGCAGGACGTGTAGGTCAGACCGTAACTTGGCTAAATAATCATCATACAAATGCGGCGAATGCGTTAAGTGCCGATCGATCGGCAGATGTCGAATCCATGGTCATTAACAGTCAGGTATATGAATGGGGAACGGGCGGCGATCAATTCTGGCAGGCTTATGAATGGGGCTTTTCTGGCGATCCCTTCTGGCAACGATTAGTCAATCTATTTGCTCAGCGCAGCTTATTTTCCAAGGTTGAATTACCGGGAGGGAACTCCGAACCGAATTCAAATAAGATTATCTCTGACAATGGTTTAGAGATTGAGTGGAACGTCTCAATCATCAACACTGGAAATTCCAGTTCCAATGTCATGCCAGCAGTTGAATCTGACTTCTTAAATGGCGACGTTGTTAATGTTAAAACGGTTGATGTGAAATTAGCTGGCGCTCAAGACAGCACTGAAAAATTCGAGCTAAGTACACCGAAAAATTGGAGTTTAGGGATTATGGAACAGCCGTCAGATATCGAGAGATTAACGGTGCAAAATATATCTCAAGTCAACCAGGAAAATGTTCAGAGTTCGGTGTAA